A single genomic interval of Sander lucioperca isolate FBNREF2018 chromosome 9, SLUC_FBN_1.2, whole genome shotgun sequence harbors:
- the LOC116044900 gene encoding lactose-binding lectin l-2-like, translated as MLSFLFLFGLTLAAVSPSDGNPVELLRGNCPLFWFSFNGRCYKYVATHLTWADAELHCVSEGGNLVSIHSLEEENFIKSLIKNFDHAQGFTWIGLSDIHKEGTWMWSDGSRVDFDFWNSGQPDNAHGLEHCVHNNHGKDLKWNDRPCSVTYPSVCEYHITCPQQ; from the coding sequence ATGCTCTCGTTCCTCTTCTTGTTTGGTCTGACTCTGGCTGCTGTGTCTCCTTCAGACGGCAATCCGGTGGAACTACTGCGTGGCAACTGTCCCTTGTTCTGGTTCAGCTTCAACGGCCGCTGCTACAAGTACGTCGCTACACATTTGACCTGGGCTGATGCAGAGCTCCActgtgtgtcagagggaggcAACCTGGTGTCCATCCACAGTCTGGAAGAAGAGAATTTCATCAAATCCCTGATCAAGAATTTTGACCATGCTCAGGGATTTACCTGGATTGGACTCAGCGACATCCACAAAGAAGGTACTTGGATGTGGTCTGATGGTAGCAGAGTGGACTTTGACTTTTGGAATAGTGGACAGCCAGATAACGCCCACGGACTTGAACACTGTGTTCACAACAACCATGGTAAAGATTTGAAATGGAATGACAGGCCATGTTCTGTTACTTATCCCTCCGTTTGTGAATATCATATTACCTGTCCTCAGCAATAG